The Fulvivirga maritima genome segment TTGCGAACACCTTTTATGGTGAGAGTAACCAGCAACGCAGCTACTATTTTTCAGACTCAGTTTACAGAAATAGGAAGTATGGAGTTGAAGTCTGTTGTGCAGTCTTCAGATGGAGGTTTTTTAGTGTTGGGAGTGCTTTATGAAGATAATGGGAGCAATATAGCTTTACTAAAAGTGGCTGCAAATGGTGAACTTGTATGGAATAAGCTTTTTGGAGGAGAGGATTCCAATTGGCCTGGTGCCATCAAAGAGATGGAAGATGGTTCGATAGGTTTTGTTGCCACTATTGAATTAGAAAACCAAACTAAAATAGCCTTTATTAAAGTAACTCCTGATGGAGAATTAACTCATGAATGAGAAATTCAGGTTACTTTATGCATTTAGGAATAATATAAAAATATAAAGTATTGTGCTTCAATTAATTGCACTTTATGTCAACTAATCCAATAAACCATATCTTGAATAGGAGGTCTTATCTATTGAAAAACAGTCTGTTAAAGTGTCTCTATAGCATTGCTTACGCGTTTTTCTTGATCCTGATCGGAACTCTCAATGGGAATGCTCAATGCGGATTTTCAGGATTGGGAACTTCATATTGTGAATCAGCACCGGCAGTTACTATGGAGCCTTTTAATACGGGAGGTGTTTTTTCAGGTCCAGGGGTTACTGGTAATCAGTTTTCTCCAAGTGTGGCAGGGCCAGGCTCCCATCAAATCAATTATAAAAACACCAATTCATACACCGTAAATACTTCTGGAGTTTTTAATTTTAATGGTACTGCAACAGGGTGGACTACCGTTACCTATGCTGGTGGCGATTTGCAGAACACAGACGATGCATTATCAAATGCCATTAATATTGGATTTCCGTTTGAGTTTTTTGGTAATACTTATACGCAGCTTTATGCTTCATCAAACGGCAATATAACTTTTACACCTTATACTGAAAGTAGTTACAGCCCGGCAATAATACCTTCTACAGCATCCCCCAATAATATGATTGCTTTGGCTAGGGCAGATTTGGAACCAAATGCTTCCATAATTTCTGAAATTAAATATAAGGTAGTAGGTACTGCGCCCAATCGCACATTTATCTTGTCTTATAATGATGTTCCTGCAAATGGAAGTATTGGGTATCTCACTTCTCAAGTGAAGCTTTTTGAAACGAGTTATAATATTGAAATACATACTACTATTAATAGTCTTACAATTGCAAGTTTACAAGGGATTGAAAATAGTAATGGAGAAATAGGGGTTACCGTTCCGAGTAGAAATAATCAGAATTGGACTGCAAATACTGACTATGTAGCTTTTATTCCATGCAGTACTTCTCGAACGGTAGAAGTATACCAAGACCCGACCACAAAAGCCGGCACAGGCGGTAGTGTTTGTGGCATCGGTTCTTCCAATACCTTTAGTCTATCCGCAGTAGCTAGTGTAGGTACAGGCACCTGGACACAAACTAGTGGGGCAGGTACTAGCACTTTTAGCAATGTTAATTCAGCAACCAGCACAGTATATGCTAGCGCATCAGGCACCTATGTCTATCGCTGGACAGAAGTAAATGGCAGTTGTGAAGATTACGATGAAGTGACCGTAGTTTATGACCGTCCGACCACTGCAGATGCAGGAGTAAGCTCAGTAGAAGAGTGTGATTTGAATATCAGTTTATCAGGAATTCAAAGTGTAAGCGGCAGCAGTGCCAGCTGGACTGTTACTAGTGGTAATCCTTCCAATATCACTTATAGCAATAGCAATATTTTCAATCCATCAGTCACCTCATCAGCTTACGGAACTTATGTATTCGAATTGACAGAGACCTATGGCTCTTGCAGCAGCACAGATGAAATCACGGTAACCTTTACCGAACAACCCATATCCGAAGCCGGGACAGGCGGCAGTGTTTGTGGCATCGGCGCTTCCAATACCTTTAGTCTATCAGCGGTGGCTAGTGTAGGCACCGGCGCTTGGACACAAACCAGTGGTCCGGGCAGCAGTACTTTTAGTAATGCAAACCTGGCAACCAGTACGGTTTATGCGTCAACTAGCGGTACGTATGTCTATCGCTGGACAGAAGTAAATGGCAGTTGTGAAGATTACGATGAAGTGACCGTAGTTTATGACCGTCCGACCACTGCAGATGCAGGAGTAAGCTCAGTAGAAGAGTGTGATTTGAATATCAGTTTATCAGGAATTCAAAGTGTAAGCGGCAGCAGTGCCAGCTGGACTGTTACTAGTGGTAATCCTTCCAATATCACTTATAGCAATAGCAATATTTTCAATCCATCAGTCACCTCATCAGCTTACGGAACTTATGTATTCGAATTGACAGAGACCTATGGCTCTTGCAGCAGCACAGATGAAATCACGGTAACCTTTACCGAACAACCCATATCCGAAGCCGGGACAGGCGGCAGTGTTTGTGGCATCGGCGCTTCCAATACCTTTAGTCTATCAGCGGTGGCTAGTGTAGGTACAGGCGCTTGGACACAAACCAGTGGTCCGGGCAGCAGTACTTTTAGTAATGCAAACCTGGCAACCAGTACGGTTTATGCGTCAACTAGCGGTACGTATGTCTATCGCTGGACAGAAGTAAATGGCAGTTGTGAAGATTATGATGAAGTGACCGTTGTTTATGACCGTCCGACTACAGCAGATGCAGGAGCAACTTCAGTAGAAGAATGTGATTTGAATATCAGTTTATCAGGAATTCAAAGTGTAAGCGGCAGTTCAGCTAGCTGGACTGTTACTAGTGGAAACCCTTCCAATATCACCTTTAGCAATAGCAATATTTTCAACCCATCAGTCACCTCATCAGCTTACGGAACTTATGTGTTCCAACTGACCGAGACTTATGGCTCTTGCAGCAGCACCGATGAAATCACGGTAACTTTTACCGAGCAACCAGTATCAGAAGCCGGTACAGGCGGCAGTGTTTGTGGCATCGGCGCTTCTAATACCTTTAGTCTATCCGCAGTAGCTAGTGTAGGTACAGGTACCTGGACCCAAACTAGTGGGGCTGGTACTAGCACTTTTAGCAATGTTAATTCAGCAACAAGCACAGTATATGCAAACACATCAGGCACCTATGTCTATCGCTGGACAGAAGTGAATGGCAGTTGTGAAGATTATGATGAAGTGACCGTAGTTTATGACCGTCCGACTACAGCAGATGCAGGAGTAAGCTCAGTAGAAGAATGTGATTTGAATATCAGTTTATCAGGTATTCAAAGTGTAAGCGGCAGCAGTGCCAGCTGGACAGTAACCAGTGGCAACCCTTCCAATGTCACTTTTAACAATAGCAATATTTTCAATCCGACTGTTACTGCTTCAGCATATGGAACTTACGTATTCCAACTGATAGAGACCTATGGTTCTTGCATCAGCACCGATGAAATCACGGTAACCTTTACCGAGCAACCCATATCAGAAGCCGGGACAGGCGGCAGTGTTTGTGGTATCGGCGCTTCCAATACCTTTAGTCTATCAGCAGTAGCGAGTGTAGGTACAGGTACAGGTGCCTGGACGCAAACCAGTGGTCCGGGCAGTAGCACTTTTAGCAATGTTAATTCAGCAACCAGTACAGTTTATGCATCCACTAGCGGTACGTATGTCTATCGCTGGACAGAAGTGAATGGCAGTTGTGAAGATTACGATGAAGTGACCGTTGTTTATGACCGCCCAACTACAGCAGATGCAGGAGTAAGCTCAGTAGAAGAATGTGATTTGAATATCAGTTTATCAGGAATTCAAAGTGTAAGCGGCAGTTCGGCCAGCTGGACTGTTACCAGTGGAAACCCTTCCAATATCACGTTTAATAATAGCAACATTTTCAATCCATCAGTCACTTCTTCAGCTTACGGAACTTATGTGTTCCAACTGACCGAGACTTATGGTTCTTGCATCAGCACCGATGAAATCACGGTAACCTTTACCGAACAACCGGTATCAGAAGCTGGCACAGGCGGCAGTGTTTGTGGCATCGGCGCTTCTAATACCTTTAGTCTATCCGCAGTAGCTAGTGTAGGTACAGGTACCTGGACCCAAACTAGTGGGGCTGGTACTAGCACTTTTAGCAATGTTAATTCAGCAACTAGCACAGTATATGCAAACACATCAGGCAGCTATGTCTATCGCTGGACAGAAGTGAATGGCAGTTGTGAAGATTACGATGAAGTGACCGTTGTTTATGACCGCCCAACTACAGCAGATGCAGGAGTAAGCTCAGTAGAAGAATGTGATTTGAATATCACTTTAGCAGGGATTCAAAGTGTAAGCGGCAGCGGTGCCAGCTGGACAGTAACCAGTGGCAACTCTTCCAATATCACGTTTAATAATAGCAATATTTTCAACCCGACTGTTACTGCTTCAGCATATGGAACTTATGTATTCCAACTGACAGAGACCTATGGTTCTTGCATCAGCACCGATGAAATCACGGTAACCTTTACCGAGCAACCAGTATCAGAAGCTGGCACAGGTGGCAGTGTTTGTGGCATCGGAGTTTCTAATACCTTTAGTCTATCAGCAGTAGCTAGTGTAGGTACAGGTGCCTGGACTCAAACTAGTGGGCCAGGTGGCAGTACTTTTGGCAATGTTAATTCAGCAACAAGCACAGTATATGCTAGCGCATCAGGCACCTATGTCTATCGTTGGACAGAAGTGAATGGCAGTTGTGAAGATTACGATGAAGTGACCGTTGTTTATGACCGTCCGACTACAGCAGATGCAGGAGCAAGCTCAGTAGAAGAGTGTGATTTGAATATCAGTTTATCAGGAATTCAAAGTGTAAGCGGCAGCAGTGCCAGCTGGACAGTTACTAGTGGCAACCCTTCCAATATCACCTTTAGTAATAGCAATATTTTTAACCCATCAGCCACCTCTTCAGCTTACGGAACTTATGTGTTCCAACTGACAGAGACTTATGGTTCTTGCAGCAGCACCGATGAAATCACGGTAACCTTTACCGAGCAACCAGTATCAGAAGCCGGCACAGGCGGCAGTGTTTGTGGCATCGGTTCTTCCAATACCTTTAGTCTATCCGCAGTAGTTAGTGTAGGCACCGGCACCTGGACGCAAACTAGTGGTCCGGGCAGCAGCACTTTTAGTAATGCTAATTCAGCAACAAGCACAGTATACGCTAATACTTCAGGCAGCTATGTCTATCGCTGGACAGAAGTGAATGGCAGTTGTGAAGATTATGATGAAGTGACCGTTGTTTATGACCGCCCAACTACAGCAGATGCAGGAGTAAGCTCAGTAGAAGAATGTGATTTGAATATCACTTTAGCAGGGATTCAAAGTGTAAGCGGCAGCGGTGCCAGCTGGACAGTAACCAGTGGCAACTCTTCCAATATCACGTTTAATAATAGCAATATTTTCAACCCGACTGTTACTGCTTCAGCATATGGAACTTATGTATTCCAACTGACAGAGACCTATGGTTCTTGCATCAGCACCGATGAAATCACGGTAACCTTTACCGAGCAACCAGTATCAGAAGCCGGTACAGGCGGCAGTGTTTGTGGCATCGGCGCTTCTAATACCTTTAGTCTATCCGCAGTAGCTAGTGTAGGTACAGGTATCTGGACGCAAACTAGTGGGCCAGGCAGCAGTACTTTTAGCAATGCAAACCTGGCAACCAGTACGGTTTATGCAGATGCATATGGTACCTATGTTTATCTCTGGACAGAGGTAAATGGCAGTTGTGAAGATTACGATGAAGTGACCGTTGTTTATGACCGTCCAACTACAGCAGATGCAGGAGTAAGCTCAGTAGAAGAATGTGATTTGAATATCACTTTAGCAGGGATTCAAAGTGTAAGCGGCAGCAGCGCCAGCTGGACTGTTACCAGTGGCAACTCTTCCAATATCACGTTTAATAATAGCAATATTTTCAACCCGACTGTTACTGCTTCAGCATATGGAACTTACGTATTCCAACTGACAGAGACCTATGGTTCTTGCATCAGCACCGATGAAATCACGGTAACCTTTACCGAGCAACCAGTATCAGAAGCCGGCACAGGCGGCAGTGTTTGTGGCATCGGTTCTTCCAATACCTTTAGTCTATCAGCAGTAGCGAGTGTTGGTACAGGTACTTGGACACAAACTAGTGGTCCGGGCAGCAGTACTTTTAGCAATGCAAACCTGGCAACCAGTACGGTTTATGCAGATGCATATGGTACCTATGTTTATCTCTGGACAGAGGTAAATGGAGGGTGTCAAGATTCAGACGAAATAGTGGTTAACTTTAATGAAAGCCCACAAATTATATCAGTTGATAATGATGGTAATGTTTATTGTGAACCAGCATCGTTGCAATTGAGAGGAGAGATAGGCGGTGGAGCTAGAAGAGGCAGCTGGACTCTGGAGTCCGGAGGCACCGGCTTATTGAGCGCGAGTAGCATTACCGGTTCTATTATTACTGCTACTTATGTTCCTGCAGATGGTGAATATGGCGAACTGATATTTAGATTAACCACAGAAGATTCTGATGGAGCCGGACCTTGCACAGAAGATTATGCCGAGATTTCAATTGTTATTAATCAGTCAGCACAGGTAGATGCTGGATCTAATATTGAAATTT includes the following:
- a CDS encoding PKD domain-containing protein, with product MILIGTLNGNAQCGFSGLGTSYCESAPAVTMEPFNTGGVFSGPGVTGNQFSPSVAGPGSHQINYKNTNSYTVNTSGVFNFNGTATGWTTVTYAGGDLQNTDDALSNAINIGFPFEFFGNTYTQLYASSNGNITFTPYTESSYSPAIIPSTASPNNMIALARADLEPNASIISEIKYKVVGTAPNRTFILSYNDVPANGSIGYLTSQVKLFETSYNIEIHTTINSLTIASLQGIENSNGEIGVTVPSRNNQNWTANTDYVAFIPCSTSRTVEVYQDPTTKAGTGGSVCGIGSSNTFSLSAVASVGTGTWTQTSGAGTSTFSNVNSATSTVYASASGTYVYRWTEVNGSCEDYDEVTVVYDRPTTADAGVSSVEECDLNISLSGIQSVSGSSASWTVTSGNPSNITYSNSNIFNPSVTSSAYGTYVFELTETYGSCSSTDEITVTFTEQPISEAGTGGSVCGIGASNTFSLSAVASVGTGAWTQTSGPGSSTFSNANLATSTVYASTSGTYVYRWTEVNGSCEDYDEVTVVYDRPTTADAGVSSVEECDLNISLSGIQSVSGSSASWTVTSGNPSNITYSNSNIFNPSVTSSAYGTYVFELTETYGSCSSTDEITVTFTEQPISEAGTGGSVCGIGASNTFSLSAVASVGTGAWTQTSGPGSSTFSNANLATSTVYASTSGTYVYRWTEVNGSCEDYDEVTVVYDRPTTADAGATSVEECDLNISLSGIQSVSGSSASWTVTSGNPSNITFSNSNIFNPSVTSSAYGTYVFQLTETYGSCSSTDEITVTFTEQPVSEAGTGGSVCGIGASNTFSLSAVASVGTGTWTQTSGAGTSTFSNVNSATSTVYANTSGTYVYRWTEVNGSCEDYDEVTVVYDRPTTADAGVSSVEECDLNISLSGIQSVSGSSASWTVTSGNPSNVTFNNSNIFNPTVTASAYGTYVFQLIETYGSCISTDEITVTFTEQPISEAGTGGSVCGIGASNTFSLSAVASVGTGTGAWTQTSGPGSSTFSNVNSATSTVYASTSGTYVYRWTEVNGSCEDYDEVTVVYDRPTTADAGVSSVEECDLNISLSGIQSVSGSSASWTVTSGNPSNITFNNSNIFNPSVTSSAYGTYVFQLTETYGSCISTDEITVTFTEQPVSEAGTGGSVCGIGASNTFSLSAVASVGTGTWTQTSGAGTSTFSNVNSATSTVYANTSGSYVYRWTEVNGSCEDYDEVTVVYDRPTTADAGVSSVEECDLNITLAGIQSVSGSGASWTVTSGNSSNITFNNSNIFNPTVTASAYGTYVFQLTETYGSCISTDEITVTFTEQPVSEAGTGGSVCGIGVSNTFSLSAVASVGTGAWTQTSGPGGSTFGNVNSATSTVYASASGTYVYRWTEVNGSCEDYDEVTVVYDRPTTADAGASSVEECDLNISLSGIQSVSGSSASWTVTSGNPSNITFSNSNIFNPSATSSAYGTYVFQLTETYGSCSSTDEITVTFTEQPVSEAGTGGSVCGIGSSNTFSLSAVVSVGTGTWTQTSGPGSSTFSNANSATSTVYANTSGSYVYRWTEVNGSCEDYDEVTVVYDRPTTADAGVSSVEECDLNITLAGIQSVSGSGASWTVTSGNSSNITFNNSNIFNPTVTASAYGTYVFQLTETYGSCISTDEITVTFTEQPVSEAGTGGSVCGIGASNTFSLSAVASVGTGIWTQTSGPGSSTFSNANLATSTVYADAYGTYVYLWTEVNGSCEDYDEVTVVYDRPTTADAGVSSVEECDLNITLAGIQSVSGSSASWTVTSGNSSNITFNNSNIFNPTVTASAYGTYVFQLTETYGSCISTDEITVTFTEQPVSEAGTGGSVCGIGSSNTFSLSAVASVGTGTWTQTSGPGSSTFSNANLATSTVYADAYGTYVYLWTEVNGGCQDSDEIVVNFNESPQIISVDNDGNVYCEPASLQLRGEIGGGARRGSWTLESGGTGLLSASSITGSIITATYVPADGEYGELIFRLTTEDSDGAGPCTEDYAEISIVINQSAQVDAGSNIEICENEEATLGGSFSGATTSVTWTGGAGTFSDINDPLSTYEPSQAEIDAGSVTLTLQSNDPDGVGPCDVISDQVTITIHHLPEVALTGLNSNYAENDPVVIMEGFPSGGTYTGDGVNAGTNEFHPENALVGANNPNEVVYSYTDRFGCLNRDTVQVVVYPATEINFSIEDAAQDADGRYEVCANSGNWLLNGTPSDITGLAPTHFTSDNSDLITQSGGFYYLVTDNLVSDTYTITYTYTNSDNVTSVIQRDVKILPTQEVNFTVSTSCIEDTFEFEDDSFIPDSPFPSNVSRWQWNFGDGSATAAEEDPSHNYAAPGIYNVTLTSENDLGCAASITKEVRVGEKPDAAFIWSSICSNDATQFTDMTGALNISSYSVYVWNFGDGHSISGVPSDNIPAGTNDGKTSGTYKNPSHQYDEIGNFTVSLTVTTNDGCGDVEIQTVYILPFNTVTPDAENAYFEDFEESAGGWVASSNQVIQSDTSWVRGVANGEVINSEGNIVWWTGDNDSSYFNNEDSYLNGPCFDLSLLDRPMISLDVWYDLQDGFDGVVLQYSTDQGTSWANVGDINQGINWYNQQGIISSPGDTQDRNNLSDFNVGDKGWTGSSDGWLTARFTLDEIPVSERNLVRFRLAFASDANNPLGTKLNGFAFDNIYVGNKSKQVLIEHFVDTEVDISNQAIDHFQMLAEEEMNESGRLDFIMLEYHIADSGEDPLNADNQGDPSARSIYYGVSQAPTAVLDGNEFIGNPFEIDQVNIERRALMQPMFDIEVESLESGPTSLEAEVTITALKELSEDVIVHLAVVENDINIDGRVYGNVLKKLMFGGEGNNLMIDWVNGTSQVLQAQWEVNTTLYDNEKLYYVAFVQNRMTQEVYGAVRVKAPAKEQADVTAIDEPEIFQATEFNIYPNPASERLYFDLPQFNNEMGWKIVDQRGVQMDTGFFNNETDHEVDISGLSNGIYYVIVSSQDKPLIYKKIAIMNKK